CCTACGACGAGATCCTCGCCGTCGCCCAGCGGGCGGAGGCGGTCGGCCTGGCGGGCTTCTACCGCAGCGACCACTACTCCCCCATCGGGGCACCGGCGGGAGCCCCGACGACCGACGCGTGGGCGACGCTGGCCGGGCTCGCGCGCGAGACCAGTGACATCACACTCGGGACGATGGTGACGCCCGCGACGTTCCGTCCGATCGGCAACCTGGCGAAGGTCGTTGCGACCGTCGCCGAGATGGCCGGCGCGCTCGACGGTGAACCGCGGATCCACCTGGGCATGGGCACCGGCTGGCACGAGACCGAGCACCGTCAGCACGGCTTTCCGTTCGAGGACATCGCGACGCGGTTCCGCCGGCTCGACGAGCACCTGCAGGTGCTGCACGGGCTGTGGGACCCCGAGCGCGATCCGTTCAGCTTCGACGGCGAGTTCGTGACGATCGACGAGGCCCGGTACGCGCCCGTGCCCACGCCGCGGCCGCGGATCGTCGTCGGCGGCAGTGGCCGGCGCAAGACCCCGACGCTGGCCGCGCGCTACGCCGACGAGCTCAACACCATCTACCGGTCTCCCGAGGACTGCCGGGGGATGCGCCAGGCCATGGACGAGGCGTGCGGCCGGGAGGACCGCGACCCCGCAACGCTGCCGTTGACGCTGATGACCGGCTGCGTCATCGGTGCCGACGAGACGGCCTTCCGGGCCCGGGCCCGACGGGTCCACGCCGCGGTCGGCTCCGGAGACGTCGACACGTGGCTCGACGAGCTCCGCGGCACATGGGTCCTGGGCGGACCCGAGGAGGCCGCCGATCACATCGGCCGGCTCGCCGACGCAGGAGTCACCGGCGTGCTGCTGCAGCACCAGGCTCCCGGCGACCTCGACATGCTCGACGAGGTGATGGCCGAGATCGCCCCCCGCCTGTAGCACCGCACGAAGCATGGCTGCGAGCGCGCACACCCGTGGGCCCCACAGCCACACCCGACCCACCGTGGCCGACGGCGCGCACGCCCGCGGCCGCACGGGCACGGGCCGCTCGGCGTGGGCCCACAGCACGCATACTGCCCGCTGACGGCCGCGAGCACGACGCTCAGGCGTGCGCGGACAGGCCGAGCACCTTGTCGGCGCGCACGCCCCCGAGGTGGCGGACGAAGATGCGCTGGTAAAAGGTCTCCTCGGCCGAGCGCGGCGGCGGCAGCCCGTCGTGGCGCCCGCCACCGTCGGGGGCGTCGTCCAGGCGCGCGGAGATCGCCGCGCCCAGCGCGTCGGCCGCGCCGCTGCCGTCGCCGAACTGCGCCTTGCGCCGCCACAGGATCTCGTCGGGCAGCCATCCGGCGAAGGCCTCGCGCAGCAGGCGCTTCTCCTGCCCGTGCTCCCCCGGCAGCTTCCATGTGACCGGCACGCGCGCCGCGACCGCGATGACGTCGAGGTCGAGGAACGGGACCCGTGCCTCCAGGCCATGGGCCATCGACGTCCGGTCCGCACGCTGCAGGTTGAGCTGGTGCAGGCCCTTCACGCTGCGCAGCAGCTCGGCCTCCAGGTCGTCGGGCTGCACCTCGCGCAGGTAGTCGTACCCGGCGAACAGCTCGTCGGCGCCCTCGCCGGTGAGCACGACCTTGACGTGGCGCGCGGCCAACTCGGCGACCAGGTAATTGGGCACGGCGCTGCGCACCAGAGCAGGATCGAAGTGCTCGATGACCCGCACCGCGTCGTCAAGCGCCTCGTAGGCCTCCTCGGCGGTGTAGATGCGCTCGTGGTGCTCGAGGTCGAGCGCCTCGGCGACCCTCCGCGCGGCCAGCAGGTCGGGGCTGCCCTCGACGCCGACCGCGAATGACGGCAGCTGCAGGCCGCGTTCCGCCGTGTCCCGCGCCGCGATCGCCGCGACGATGCTGGAGTCCAGCCCGCCCGACAGCAGCACGCCGACCTCCACGTCGGCCATCATCCGCGCGTGCACGGCGGCGACCACGGCGCTGCTGATCGCTTCGCGTGCGTCGTCCTCGGTGGCGAACGGCCGGCCGGTCGCCGACAGGTCCGCGAACGGGTGCAGGCCCTGGTCGCGGCTCCACCAGTGACCGGGTGGGAAGGTCTCGATACGTGGCCGCGCCTCCTCGGGGAAGGCGCGCAGTTCCGACGCGAACATCGTCTGGTCGCCGCTGCGGACCCAGTACAACGGCTTGATGCCCAGCGGGTCACGGGCGGCCATCAGGGTGCCGTCCTCACCGGCGACTGCGAAGGCGAACATGCCGCGCAGCCTCTCGAGCGCCGAGGGTCCCCAGGCGATGACGGCCTGCAGCGCCGTCTCGTTGTCCGATGCGGTCGTGAACCGCTGAGGGCCGAGCTCGGCGCGCAGCGCGTCGTGGTTGTAGATCTCGCCATTGCCGACCAGCACGTAACCGCGGTCGTCGATCAGCGGCTGGGTGCCACCGTCGACGTCGACGATCGCCAGCCTGCGGTGGCCGAGCCAGGTCTCGCCCACCCGCCGGCTGCCGGCTCCGTCGGGGCCGCGGTGGCTGATGCGGTCGAGCATCTGGTCCTGCCGGCCGTCGTCGGCGACCTCGTGGGTTACCACGATCCCGCACACGTCGCGCTTCGTCCCTCACGAGGGGTCGTTGGTCACCCCCCAGGGGTAGCACCCCGCACACGGCCGGGCAGCCGCAGGTGCTCAGGCAACCTCCTGGCGCGGCACGACCACCTCGCTGCAGACGAGCTGGATGGCCGCCGCCGTCGGGAGGGCCAGCAGCGCACCGACGACGCCGGGCAGCGCGCCGCCGACCAGGCTGGCGACGATCGTGACCGCCGGGGAGACATCGACGGCTCGCCGCATGACGCGTGGCACGAGCACGAAGTTCTCGAACTGCTGGTACAAGAACGCGATGGTCGCGACGCCGTGCCGGCGGACACGTGAACGCCATCGCACTGGACACCGATGACCCCGACGATCACGACGGTCGGCGCCAGGACCGAGCCGAAGCGGCGTCTGCGCGGTGCTCGACCGCCGCCGACAGCCCGGTGACCAGAAGCCGCGCGACCAGCAGGATCAGGACCACGTCGTGGACCAGTAACACCGTCCACGCCACCACGACGAACAGAACGCCAAGGGCGCCTGGAGCGCGGTCCG
This sequence is a window from Euzebyales bacterium. Protein-coding genes within it:
- a CDS encoding LLM class flavin-dependent oxidoreductase — its product is MRLSVMIEPQEGMTYDEILAVAQRAEAVGLAGFYRSDHYSPIGAPAGAPTTDAWATLAGLARETSDITLGTMVTPATFRPIGNLAKVVATVAEMAGALDGEPRIHLGMGTGWHETEHRQHGFPFEDIATRFRRLDEHLQVLHGLWDPERDPFSFDGEFVTIDEARYAPVPTPRPRIVVGGSGRRKTPTLAARYADELNTIYRSPEDCRGMRQAMDEACGREDRDPATLPLTLMTGCVIGADETAFRARARRVHAAVGSGDVDTWLDELRGTWVLGGPEEAADHIGRLADAGVTGVLLQHQAPGDLDMLDEVMAEIAPRL
- a CDS encoding asparagine synthase-related protein; this translates as MVTHEVADDGRQDQMLDRISHRGPDGAGSRRVGETWLGHRRLAIVDVDGGTQPLIDDRGYVLVGNGEIYNHDALRAELGPQRFTTASDNETALQAVIAWGPSALERLRGMFAFAVAGEDGTLMAARDPLGIKPLYWVRSGDQTMFASELRAFPEEARPRIETFPPGHWWSRDQGLHPFADLSATGRPFATEDDAREAISSAVVAAVHARMMADVEVGVLLSGGLDSSIVAAIAARDTAERGLQLPSFAVGVEGSPDLLAARRVAEALDLEHHERIYTAEEAYEALDDAVRVIEHFDPALVRSAVPNYLVAELAARHVKVVLTGEGADELFAGYDYLREVQPDDLEAELLRSVKGLHQLNLQRADRTSMAHGLEARVPFLDLDVIAVAARVPVTWKLPGEHGQEKRLLREAFAGWLPDEILWRRKAQFGDGSGAADALGAAISARLDDAPDGGGRHDGLPPPRSAEETFYQRIFVRHLGGVRADKVLGLSAHA
- a CDS encoding AI-2E family transporter — translated: MRWRSRVRRHGVATIAFLYQQFENFVLVPRVMRRAVDVSPAVTIVASLVGGALPGVVGALLALPTAAAIQLVCSEVVVPRQEVA